A region of the Culex quinquefasciatus strain JHB chromosome 1, VPISU_Cqui_1.0_pri_paternal, whole genome shotgun sequence genome:
TTGTGTAGGCTGACGTTTCCGCAAATAAATggaggcaaacaaacaaagcaaacaAACTATCGAAAAGGGCGAGTTTGTTTATTAgcttgccatagtctaatacctccttaaaagtgagtttgttttgtttgtttgtcgttAAAAGGGTCATAAACAAGGCCATAACATAAAACTGTGCATTTTGTTTAAAACagatttttcgattgcaattttagattcatctttgaaaaaatattttcagagcattttcaaaatgtcttcattttgtttaaaaagtatgaCATATTTTCGGATGTTACCCAACAAATGTtggataatgttttttttttgtcagtcaGGTCAAGTCAAATATTGAGGTTAGGTTTGGCTTTCTCCATCTagactgccgttttacggcgatatgatgtatacgccattttggacattttcaattttattgtacagtctgataaagaatcttaaaagctacctcctgacgaaagaatttttcaaaaaactgctctggggcccattttattaagcaaacaaacaatgatgtatacgccaattttactcatcatgatgtatgtatacaatgagaattgatagaagtcaaattcaatactgtttgaatctTGATTTGAGGtgttgggaccaaatcaagactgggcaatattttattacattatttcgatttaattcttaaggggatgtccattaggcatcatccataaagtacgtcacgttctgagggaagaggggggttttgagaaagcgtgacgttgcgtgttaaaagcatagggaaatcgtgacaaatgggggtggagtaaattttggctgattttaatgtgacgtacttaatggatgacaccttatccacatccacgtagacacttttttgaaagttctagacccacccacctcccttgctgacaattgttcatgcaaaaaatgtgtttatggagcatagactatcgctaagggagcgttattttattacgtaacgcaaaaaatcagatttttagaccccccccccccctcttaacaaaatttccatacaaattttaaaaaatttgtatggagcgtaaaacggcctccgacccccctccccccaactgcgttacgtaatcaaagaacgctccctaatacctccccacccccttaaagtgtccacgtggacaatgcattacgggatccactcagctatcaaaatagctggcacaaaaaataaagccagctttgatcgctttgatcgagcaatgtatacatacatcattgggcaggaaaagtaatgattttttattgctattttttcggccaaatgatgtttgtggtttaaaatcgtagagaataggaaaaaacaagaaattttgtaggggccgcatttttattgtactttttaacagtttctacagagcagacctcaaattagtcattttaaattgaaaaaatgaacaaaaacagaatatcgtgtctacagcaaaatcacctcaatggcgtatacatcatatcgccgtaaaacggcagtagaGAACAAACCCTTTTTTTCAAGCTACTTCTAAAAGTGGTTATTTcgaaccaaacatttcattagggcacaaaaccaaaaaccgcgattcgagaaaatcgctggcaaaaagtggacaacttgttttaATTCCTATTGAAAAAGAAAGCTTGACTGGTGgcatttttactgatgatacgataaaacacatcattatcctcaactctgctttaatgcttcttaatttatgttgattttcgcaataaaactcattttaaaaaatctcgctattgggcccttttaactttccaaccAAGTTTCCAACTGTtattcataatgggccctttcttaacgtgaagacttccatcattgtcatgatatttcgttcaaagatataaattttgcgtcgctttcaatattttgacaaaattccttcaacaagttgtttagaatagtgccctacacatgctttttctttttggtaacgattatcccattccttgtaaagttatggaaatcgtcattaatcaatgattgccaactaggacgtcaatgactgtgccataaaattatataaattttgaagcacaattgatttaaatcaaaaattccttcagtggcttcaagatggcaacaaccggcacatgctgattcattttggtgctgaaattcgttaaattgaatttaatacagaatattttatattgatgatcaaatttcttcaaaaatgatcaacggcttcaccttaatgcaatttcgaaaagaactgaaagggcactaaagtgCTGTCACCtgattgttgtttttaatgatgtttatgggcctttttgtttagttagaaataatgaggaattcagcggaaattttgataatgggtgaagttttgtgatcgaatggtgtagataaggtatgtgaaacataaaaattcttcaaatgtgtactgaacagcagccgcgggccGTATTAAATATTctatttcgacgaagttttttttctgcagaaatccttggtgaaacgtaaaccaaactttgttttgaagtgaattagtgttaagaatgtatgaaaagttcactttataacatagaaagtatcttaaccacgaaaaactaacgaaaaagaaaagggcacaattgaactttttttctggtttggagtgaacattgttatgtgcccttttgttttttttttttattttttcaataggaaattgtttgttatcaatctgatttttggagggcatgtagggagtgtactaatgaatggaatagtggaataatcccaaatgtttacgtattggttttgtgccctaatgaaatgtttggctcgatttaaCCACAAGATAgtcattagagtgtaacaaaaatgactttttggcgggctttcaggggtttgttccggagggcaaactttttgccttcctcactttactgaggaaaggctataaaatcactcgaaaaacgaactttttagttagacctcctagacctaccttcatttgtacatatcgactcagaatcaccagctgagcaaatttctgtgtgtttggctgtatgtagacatgtgtaccaaatcaatgtcactggaatatcttatcacaggctcaaccgattttggccggaatggttttaatcgatccgtcttaacgtcctctaagttgctatttaaattcatgcagtttaatcatgtatttaaaaagttatgttaaaaaaactgtttcatgttaaattaaaattatggtaaaaagggtgatttttttttcatgaaacctcacatgttatatatttttagaacgcATATGAGAAGACCATTCTTGTggaataagaattttcaagatctgacttacctatcctcaattacaagcagtttaaaaaatggtctgaattcacataacctcaactggtcgggtctgatcgccacgaaaaagccgtgtagagggatgccattttcctcaaaggccgtgtctgtataatcttgacaaaaagtctgtaggaagtctattttttattactcgtcacttatttttattaggacctcttaggtgctgcgatcacgttaggggagatccataaaccatgtggacactttaggggattgtaatcactctataaatgagaggaaggcaccaaccacctaaaggtggattaagtaacgtttttttaaattaaatttctatattgggggtatcaaaaaacacccaaaaagcaaaaactgaaaatttggtttattggaccttttcaaaaaaaaactccaaaattcgACACATAAGGGTGATGCAggctatttttataaaattaagttgaatttgatgttttttttttatattttggaataattcatgttaatttttttctccacacTTTTTTCAGATCGCCTTCTACAAGGGCAACAACCGCGAGAAGCTGACCATCCTGGCGAGCTTCAACAAGCTGGTGGCGCACCTGCGCAAATTCTTGGAGTTCCGCGTCGGCATGGGCATCATCGACAACATGGTTGCCAAGTGTGAGTAACTTATTAATACTGTTCTAGTCGTAAAACTAATTGAAACTGTGGTTTGCAGACATTGCCACCGTGGTCGGCTTCTACGCCGTGTCGCTTCCGTTCTTCGAGGAGAACCACCCGCTGCTGACGGGCAGCAAGGCCGGCGATCGGTTGAGCGTAAGCACGAGGGTGACTTTGTtgaagttgagttttttttagctttttctcGCTTCTAGAAATACTACACCTTCGGTCGGATGCTGGTCAAGCTGGCGGAGGCCATCGGTCGGTTGGTGCTGGCGGGTCGTGAAATGTCGCGGCTGGCCGGGTTCACCGCGCGCATGACGGAACTCACGGTTGTGCTGAAGGAGCTGAACGCGGGTCGGTACGAGCGCACCATGGTGAGCAACTCGAGCGTGGCGGACGCGGAGATTGGCGCCGGGAAGGGCCTGCTCAAGTTCCAGGACAATCTGATCAAGTTCGAACACGTGCCGCTGGTGACGCCGAACGGGGACGTGCTGGTCAAGGACCTGAACTTTGAGGTCAAGTCCGGCATGAACGTGCTGGTGTGCGGGCCGAACGGGTGCGGCAAGAGCAGTTTGTTCCGCATTCTGGGGGAGTTGTGGCCCACGTGGGGCGGCAAGGTGACGAAACCCCCCGCGGGGAAGCTGTTTTACATTCCGCAGAGGCCGTACATGACGCTGGGGACGCTGCGCGATCAGATCATCTACCCGCACACGCACCAGGAGATGAAGCGGCGTGGCAAGACGGACGCGGACCTGCTGTCGTACCTGGACCTGGTCCAGCTGACGTACCTGCAGGTGCGCGAGAAGGGCCTGGACGCGATCGAGGACTGGATCGACGTGCTGTCCGGCGGGGAGAAGCAGCGCATCGCGATGGCCCGGCTCTTCTACCACAAGCCCCAGTTTGCCATCCTGGACGAGTGCACCTCGGCGGTTTCCGTCGACGTCGAAGGAAGCATGTACGAGTACTGCCGGAAGGTGGCGATCACGCTGTTTACCGTTTCGCACCGGAAGTCGCTGTGGAAGCACCACGATTACTATCTGCAGTTTGACGGCCACGGCGCGTACGAATTTGCGCCCATCGACGGCAGCGAGCAGCAGTTCGGGTCGTAAGCACAGCATTTCCGGGTGGATCTTTTTTTACGGTGATAGAGCGAGACAGAACCGGTTCCAGGAGGGCGTGGATGAGCGGTGCAGGAAACCCACTAATTTTAAGGTGTATAAATGCGACGGACGGGCggctatttttttatctttctttcGTGAATTCTATCGAGAAGTGAGAGTCGGTTTTCTTTTAATGTGGAGTAAAGCATGATtgtgttttattaaattttatttacaagACAGGCATTGCGCTTTTTCTCCGTTATTTTATCTTAATGTAATCTTCTGTTGCAGAAATAAAAGTTAACTTTGGAATAAtgttggttttattttgtgttGAATAATTCTGTAGTGTAAATCACATAAATCTGTCAAAAAGTTGTTGACTGATGTTGAAACTGATGCCTTGTGACGTCATGCTCGATAAAATCTGAAAAGAAATTGAGAAAGTACGAACATTAGTCCCTTAATTCAAGAAAAACAAacgaaatttgttgattttaaccCTAACATGACTAAAATAGAACGAGAGTGTATCGAACTGACGGCCATTTTGACATTCAACTCAACCAAAAAACTGTCAGTTTCACTGTCGTGAAAAATGAGACTACTTGACCTGGCGGCCATTTTGAAGGTAAACTTGAACtccagagcaacatttgaaaggggcggtacgacattgctcttacggcctttcgtcccatttaaacgcgtgtaatgaaaggccgtaagagcaatgtcgtaccgcccctttcaaatgttgctccagaactgTCAATCgtactctaaaaaaatattgtaataatTGGGAGTTTGTAAGCCAACTTAAAACTGTTCAaatcattcattttttaaagtttgtttcgaGACATTTGAAGACGCAAATCGATATTTCTGGAAAAAGAAAATGGCGAACAGACAATTCTATACAATTTGCTTCTAACAAAAAcctaaccaaaaacaaaaattttgaattgacaccgcagatagagcttaAAGACAAAGTTCTTCGCCAAAAAGAACAATCACTAAACACTGACGCCATTTTTCACACACTCACCTCGTTTTTGCGCTcctccaccattttctaaccccccccccctcaattAATCTAACCCAAGAAAACGAATGTTTTCTATACGTGATATTGCCTCTGCGAAATAATCCCGACGCGCGTTTTAGGGGACGCCGTCGCCGGGATATTTGCAGGGCAGAACACGTTCGGAGGGGGGCACCATTTCTATTTCttcagtacaaaaaaaaaacacagaaacacGAAAGGACACGGCTTGCTTCCAGGAGGTGTCAAGCGAAAAAGAGGCCGATTTTGGCACGAAAGCCGGCAAGgaggtatttttttgcaaatgaagggTGCGATGTTTTTTTGGTAGGAAAACATCGCAAAGTGAAGAGCGAGGGGTGAGACGATTAGATAGAATTATAAACTTAGtaatttcttgaaaaatgaagaaaaatcaatattattGTTTGAGTTAAACCTCATAACTGACTTAAATAAGAGATTGATAGGCTTTTTTATATTAAACATTTACCAACAACTAAAATAACGGGTAGTTCTACCTATTTACTGGAGGTAGTGGCCTATAATTTTTGCTACCGCTGATGTAGGTCACAAAGTCATACAACAAAAATTTACTCGAATATTAGTGAACATTAAACTCCAGCCTTATTTCTGAAGTTTAATTTATTTCTGTTTTCTaactttgaaattgaatttatttacttttttaggGCAGGAAAAATCTACTTGTTTTTGTAAACACATAGTACAAAACAAGAATACACAAGAAACAAAAGTCAAATAACACGGCTGTACCCAGAGCTCTTTCTTCATGAGGAACTTGGGCTCGAACTCGGGGCTTCTTTCTTTTTATgaatacattttattgaatatctagAACTCTGGTT
Encoded here:
- the LOC6049939 gene encoding ATP-binding cassette sub-family D member 3; translation: MAPSLSKIAANPNVAIAIAGCTAATWIILYGKQVRQARKQRPEDEIQYFISEKKEKRSATKAHVNSVFFKQLRALLKIIIPRKWSAENGLLALIAAALIARSISDIWMIQNATTIESTIITMNKSQFRTALVKYLSALPAIAVVNNVLKWSIGELKLRFRTNMSQYLYAEYLKGFTYYKMSNLDNRIANADQLLTTDIDKFCESVTDLYSNICKPLLDIVIYVYRLTTNLGGQTPGILLLYLFFSGVFLTNLRKPTGRLTVMEQKLEGEFRYVNSRLITNSEEIAFYKGNNREKLTILASFNKLVAHLRKFLEFRVGMGIIDNMVAKYIATVVGFYAVSLPFFEENHPLLTGSKAGDRLSKYYTFGRMLVKLAEAIGRLVLAGREMSRLAGFTARMTELTVVLKELNAGRYERTMVSNSSVADAEIGAGKGLLKFQDNLIKFEHVPLVTPNGDVLVKDLNFEVKSGMNVLVCGPNGCGKSSLFRILGELWPTWGGKVTKPPAGKLFYIPQRPYMTLGTLRDQIIYPHTHQEMKRRGKTDADLLSYLDLVQLTYLQVREKGLDAIEDWIDVLSGGEKQRIAMARLFYHKPQFAILDECTSAVSVDVEGSMYEYCRKVAITLFTVSHRKSLWKHHDYYLQFDGHGAYEFAPIDGSEQQFGS